GACCTCAGACCTCTAACTTttctctgtccatctgtctctgTGTGGCTAAAGGCTGAGGGCGAAGTGGCCTCTCTGAACCGACGCATCCAGCTGGTGGAGGAGGAGCTGGACCGAGCTCAGGAGAGACTGGCCACAGCCCTGCAGAAGCTGGAGGAGGCCGAGAAGGCTGCGGACGAGAGCGAAAGGTGACGACCGACATAGATCTGAACTATTTAGAAGCCTTTATTAGTAAGAATGTTTCAGAACACTAAATGTAATAAAGTTCCAATCAAGCTGTAGCATTCGTAGCAAAGCTGTCAGCATTAATGTCAAACTCTAACCTATGTTGAGAGCAGAACTTCAAAAACTTTTAAAGGCCAGCAGTATTTGGACAAAACATCACTAGATCAGCTTCATATACCCATGTGGTTAATTTTGCTACCAGCAACTGTATGTCCTGTTCCACAATCTTTGAACAGCTTtgataaatcaaaacaaaacagaagaaaaaggtTCCTTGTCTAACCCTGAACAGCGAAAGGTGCAGACAGACTGTTACCCCATTTTATATGCATGGACTCATGAGCATTCTCAAAGGACCAAATTCTTACTAAGGATTCAGGAATGCCTGTGTTATATAACTCAATCAAACCCAAAAGCTTTAGATGCATCGATAAAACACAATACAATTGTGAAATTATGTATGCTATACAAAACCAAAATCTTCTTCTTAGGCAAAATACTCATATCTGCACCAAACAGAGGTTAAGAGAAAATATTCCATCTAGTTCAACATTGTCTTTTCTAAAACCTTGGATAAAATACTGACTAAGGCTGATAGTtgctatttatttttccaacttCGTCCTTTGTGATGGGAGAATATCAGGAACCAAAGACCCAGTTAAACAAATTGAGTTCTCTACTAGTAAAGGTTAAAGCTTCAGCAGAAATCTGTATTTTGAACTTCTTGTGGAGAAActataacatttttctttttgtcaatgTCTTGCACTACAAAGGAGGCACTTCTGTTACAGTTAAATAGGcaacaaaaatgtttctgcCTCAACTGAGTAATTTAACACCATCAGTATTAGTTCTTGTGAGTTGAATGTGCCATTACACTCTCAAAAGGTGGGattaataatgtatttaaagaagttacaaataaacacattattgcgtggatttttttttttctttaacatttgaatccgtgttttgttaatttaaaaGTATCACTTTAGTGAGATGTCTCTCTCTGTTATCGCCTAACACTTTGCATCTTTCTCATCTTCAGAGGCATGAAGGTGATTGAGAACAGAGCCATGAAAGACGAGGAGAAGATGGAGATCCAGGAGCTGCAGCTCAAAGAGGCCAAACACATCGCAGAAGAGGCTGACCGCAAATATGAGGAGGTGCATGCTCAGACATGAGCTGTTCTCCCAGGTTTTTAATAGCAAATCAGCTCCATGCTGATTCTGTTTCCTCTTTTTAACGACAGGTTGCTCGCAAACTGGTTATCCTCGAGGGTGACCTGGAGAGGGCAGAAGAGAGGGCAGAACTTGCTGAACTGTAAGCACAAGTATAACATTAAATGGTCACAAATGGCGCTAATGAGTTTGacctaaatgttttactttgccCCCACAGAAAGTGTAGTGAGTTGGAAGAGGAGCTTAAAAACGTCACCAACAACCTGAAGTCTCTAGAGGCGCAGTCTGACAAGGTAACCCTCCAGATTACACCTACTAACACTTCTCATAAAAGATGCATAAAAGATGCATAATTTAATCCCAgtacaaatccagctgttctgtgaaggtcttagaggtttgttagagaacattagaaaacaCACAGcgtcataaagaccaaggaacacagcagacagtccGGAAAGAAAGGTAAtatttaaagcaaggttaggttaCAGttcagtggcagcatcatgctgcaggggtgcttttcttcagaagggATGGGAAAGCTGGCCAGAGTTGATGGTAAGATGGATAGACAAGGCCCCTAAACATACACCCAATTGAgcagtggaatggtttacatcaaTATCCATGTGATGGAgaggctcagtcaaagtccggGGACGGAGATGTTGGTCAAACAAaaacaggacaatcctgaaagaaaacctgataGAGGCAACAAAAGACAAAGGTTCCTtttacttcataattatgcactactttgtgttggtctatctatcacataaaatcctaataaaacacactgacgtttgttgttgtaagatgactaaatgtgaaaaagtccaGTGGATATGAATGCTTTTACAAGCCACTATAAATGCTGATGGTAAAATAATCTACCTCAGCCACTTTTAGAAGTAAACTGATTAAGCATCTCCTTTTCTGTGCAGTACTCTGTGAAGGAAGACAAATATGAAGAGGAGATTAAAATCCTGAATGACAGACTCAAGGAGGTATCTTCACATTGTTCTTTAAGCTGTCTGTATATTTGTTGGCTATATCAGGGTGATTAATAtttgtgggattttgttttgtttcaaaaagGCGGAAACCCGTGCAGAATTTGCTGAAAGGACGGTGTCAAAGCTCGAAAAGACCATAGACGACTTAGAAGGTACACCTTGTTTCCGTCCCAGTCCTGTCCCAAtcttctcttttcttctttacCGAATGCTATTGTAAATCTTTAGTCAAGTTAATATTTGACCTGGTCTCTTTCATTTCTCTCCTTTTCCTCCACCCTGACCTGAATCCCTTCACCCTGCCTTCTCTTCTGCCGTTTCCACCTGCAGATGAGTTATACACTCAAAAGCTGAAATACAAGGCTATCAGCGAGGAGCTGGATCATGCCCTCAATGATATGAACACCTTGTGAAGCTCCCATATGGCTTTGGATGTATTCTCTTCATTTTCTGTCTTCTCCCTTTGCCCTCTCTTATCTTTTCACAGTTTGCATCAAGCTGAAACACAATAAAGACATATTTCTCTTCTACTGCcttctttctttcatttacaATGTCTGTTTTCCTCATAATTATGTTTCTCAAAGCATGAATGCTTCTGTAATCATGCTATTCATTGCAGCTACCCTTTCTATTGCAGAGAGCCTGTCGCAGGCGAAAGAGGAAAACCTAGGGATGCACCAGGTTCTGGACCAAACACTGCAGGAGCTCAAtagcttgtaaaaaaaaaacaagaagtacAAAGCGcaaaaaaacacctttttttttgtaaaagaatATTTTCTACATGCCATCCATTCTGTTTTTTCACGTCCCCT
This genomic interval from Girardinichthys multiradiatus isolate DD_20200921_A chromosome 6, DD_fGirMul_XY1, whole genome shotgun sequence contains the following:
- the tpm4b gene encoding tropomyosin 4b isoform X2, producing the protein MEAIKKKMQMLKLDKENAIDRAEQAESDKKEAEDKSKQLEDELLALQKKLKGTEDELDKFSEALKDAQEKLELSEKKAADAEGEVASLNRRIQLVEEELDRAQERLATALQKLEEAEKAADESERGMKVIENRAMKDEEKMEIQELQLKEAKHIAEEADRKYEEVARKLVILEGDLERAEERAELAELKCSELEEELKNVTNNLKSLEAQSDKYSVKEDKYEEEIKILNDRLKEAETRAEFAERTVSKLEKTIDDLEDELYTQKLKYKAISEELDHALNDMNTL
- the tpm4b gene encoding tropomyosin 4b isoform X4, which gives rise to MEMVKKKIQTLQQQVDEAEDRALAVQRELDTERELREQAEGEVASLNRRIQLVEEELDRAQERLATALQKLEEAEKAADESERGMKVIENRAMKDEEKMEIQELQLKEAKHIAEEADRKYEEVARKLVILEGDLERAEERAELAELKCSELEEELKNVTNNLKSLEAQSDKYSVKEDKYEEEIKILNDRLKEAETRAEFAERTVSKLEKTIDDLEDELYTQKLKYKAISEELDHALNDMNTL
- the tpm4b gene encoding tropomyosin 4b isoform X3; translation: MEMVKKKIQTLQQQVDEAEDRALAVQRELDTERELREQAEGEVASLNRRIQLVEEELDRAQERLATALQKLEEAEKAADESERGMKVIENRAMKDEEKMEIQELQLKEAKHIAEEADRKYEEVARKLVILEGDLERAEERAELAELKCSELEEELKNVTNNLKSLEAQSDKYSVKEDKYEEEIKILNDRLKEAETRAEFAERTVSKLEKTIDDLEESLSQAKEENLGMHQVLDQTLQELNSL
- the tpm4b gene encoding tropomyosin 4b isoform X1, producing the protein MEAIKKKMQMLKLDKENAIDRAEQAESDKKEAEDKSKQLEDELLALQKKLKGTEDELDKFSEALKDAQEKLELSEKKAADAEGEVASLNRRIQLVEEELDRAQERLATALQKLEEAEKAADESERGMKVIENRAMKDEEKMEIQELQLKEAKHIAEEADRKYEEVARKLVILEGDLERAEERAELAELKCSELEEELKNVTNNLKSLEAQSDKYSVKEDKYEEEIKILNDRLKEAETRAEFAERTVSKLEKTIDDLEESLSQAKEENLGMHQVLDQTLQELNSL